The Sinomonas sp. P10A9 genome contains the following window.
CAGATCGTCGAGCAGGCAAAGCCTGAGGAGTTCTTCACCAACCCGCAGAGCAGCCGCGCAAAGGACTTCCTGTCCAAGCTGCTCACCCACTGACGGCATCTGCCCGCATCAACCCACGCTCGCACCTGGGCCATTTGCGGCCCGTGATGAAAGGAATGCTCGAAATGGCACTCTTCGGCACCAAGAAAGCCGTGCTGACCGCCGCTACAGCGGTCTTCGCACTGGCACTATCCGCCTGCGGCGGCACCTCGGGCGGTGGCGGCGGCTCGTCCGAGTCCGCCGCTCCGTACACGGTCGCCACCAATGTCTCGCTCACGGGCAGCCCCACGTTCGACAAGATCAAGTCCGCGGGCAAGGTCGTCATCGGCGTCAAGCAGGACCAGCCCGGGCTTGGCTTCAAGGACGCGGCCTCCGGCGAGTACAGCGGCTTCGATATCGAGATCGCCAAGTGGATGGCTGCCTCGCTCGGCTACAGCCCCGACAAGATCGAGTTCAAGGCGATCCCGTCGGCCAACCGGGAGTCCGCCATCCAGAACGGCGACATCAACTTCTACATCGGCACGTACTCCATCACGGACAAGCGCAAGCAGCTCGTCGACTTCGCCGGCCCGTACTTCATCACCGGGCAGGGCCTGCTCGTGAAGAAGGACAACACGACGATCAACAGCGAGAAGGACCTCGCCGGCAAGACCGTGTGCTCCGCCACCGGTTCGACGCCGATCCAGAACATCAAGGCGAACTTCAAGGACACCAAGACGACCG
Protein-coding sequences here:
- a CDS encoding glutamate ABC transporter substrate-binding protein, with translation MALFGTKKAVLTAATAVFALALSACGGTSGGGGGSSESAAPYTVATNVSLTGSPTFDKIKSAGKVVIGVKQDQPGLGFKDAASGEYSGFDIEIAKWMAASLGYSPDKIEFKAIPSANRESAIQNGDINFYIGTYSITDKRKQLVDFAGPYFITGQGLLVKKDNTTINSEKDLAGKTVCSATGSTPIQNIKANFKDTKTTEFDTYSQCVEALKNGQADAVTTDQAILLGYAAQEPDALKVVGQPFTTEKYGIGLTKGDTALRKFFNDTLTNGKDTWAKVYDSTLGKSGTKVTQPAVDNY